Proteins from one Cervus canadensis isolate Bull #8, Minnesota chromosome 25, ASM1932006v1, whole genome shotgun sequence genomic window:
- the KRR1 gene encoding KRR1 small subunit processome component homolog, translating to MASSKQNGPSTASGKTEFRGAKPTSENRGEPELLTVPDGWKEPAFSKEDNPRGLLEESSFATLFPKYREAYLKECWPLVQKALNEHHVNATLDLIEGSMTVCTTKKTFDPYIIIRARDLIKLLARSVSFEQAIRILQDDVACDIIKIGSLVRNKERFVKRRQRLIGPKGSTLKALELLTNCYIMVQGNTVSAIGPFSGLKEVRKVVLDTMKNIHPIYNIKTLMIKRELAKDSELRSQSWERFLPQFKHKNVNKRKEPKKKTVKKEYTPFPPPQPESQIDKELASGEYFLKASQKKRQKMEAIKAKQAEALSKRQEERNKAFIPPKEKPVHLKKPKEASTETKIDVAALKEKVKKAKNKKLGALTAEEVKLKMEADEKKKKKK from the exons GTGAACCTGAACTCCTCACTGTGCCAGACGGTTGGAAGGAGCCGGCTTTCTCCAAGGAGGACAATCCTAGAGgactcctggaggagagcagttTCGCAACTTTGTTTCCGAAATACAGAGAGGCGTACTTAAAAGAGTGCTGGCCATTAGTACAGAAAGCCTTGAATGAACAT CATGTTAATGCAACCCTGGACCTGATTGAGGGCAGCATGACTGTCTGTACTACAAAGAAGACGTTTGATCCGTATATCATCATTAGGGCCAGAGACCTAATCAAACTGTTAGCAAGGAGTGTTTCATTTGAACAG GCAATACGAATTCTTCAGGACGATGTTGCATGTGACATCATTAAAATAGGTTCTTtagtaagaaataaagaaagatttGTAAAAAGAAGACAACGGCTTATTGGTCCCAAAGGATCTACTTTGAAG GCATTGGAACTCTTGACAAACTGTTACATTATGGTTCAGGGAAACACAGTTTCAGCCATTGGACCTTTTAGTGGCTTAAAAGAG GTTCGAAAAGTAGTCCTAGACACTATGAAGAATATTCATCCAATTTACAATATTAAA ACCTTAATGATTAAACGAGAGCTGGCGAAAGACTCTGAGTTAAGATCACAAAGTTGGGAAAGGTTTTTGCCACAGTTCaagcacaaaaatgtgaataaacGCAAGGAACCAAAGAAGAAAACTGTTAAGAAAGAGTATACACCATTCCCACCACCACAGCCAGAAAGTCAG ATTGATAAAGAATTGGCTAGTGGTGAATACTTTTTGAAGGCAAGtcaaaagaagagacagaaaatggaagcaataaaG GCTAAACAAGCAGAAGCTCTCAGTAAGAGACAAGAGGAGAGAAACAAAGCTTTTATTCCACCTAAAGAAAAACCAGTTCACCTGAAGAAACCTAAGGAAG cttCTACTGAAACTAAAATTGATGTGGCTGCCCTCAAGGAAAAGGttaagaaagcaaagaataagaaACTGGGAGCTCTTACAGCTGAAGAAGTTAAGCTTAAAATGGaagcagatgaaaagaaaaagaagaaaaagtaa